The DNA region gtttcaagagtgggggatggagtaaaatatggagacaaattgaagtgtgatttatttttcgcggaacggatgtacaggattgagcggcggtcatattttgtaccgctatgcggtacatctagtttaataaTTGAATAATAAATTCATCTTCAACTTTGGCAATCGGTGAATCTGTTTGAGtaatttttttcaacattttctgACCAAACAACTAATCAATCTTTCGAGGAATTCATCAATAGATTATTTGTTATAGCCCTACTTCCAAACTCTTATCTTCTATGTGAATTCAGAAGATATATTCCTGCTGACAGCAATTTTCTAAGTGGCATCTTTGTCAGAATTTTGCTTTAAGGTGACATTTGTGTTCCTCAATTAATATGACTTCAGGAAACAATACAAGCCTGCCATGACTCTTCTGTTGGCCAGCTCCATCTGATGTGAAGCTTACCAGCTCAAGCTTGACTTTCTCCTTGTTCTGTAGCTGGTCAATGTGCTCTGCGAGGTCTGAGCGGTCAAAGTCTTGGTCCAGCTGGTCTTTAATGTGCAGCATCTCTTTAGAAATACCAGAGAAGGCTTTGGTTATCTCATGGACCAGCTGTTTGTAGTGGTCAAAGTCGTAGTGGGGGCCAGTCCTCAAGTAAGCCTCATGACCCCTGAAGGAACAGAATAGGAAATTGAGAACTTCACTGTAGCCATACTGATCAAAATGTCAAGTTAGCTAGGTTGACATAATCGTTCAAAACAATATGAAAGATGATCAAATGAGCATCTGACATCCAGTTGTTAAAGGCTCTCTAGTAGCAGTTAGGCAAGTCGAGACCTGATTGTAGGCTATAATCAGAATCTCATAGGAACCATGTTCTTTCACAAGACTTTAACATTACAGCAGCTGCAGAAAGAAATCTGCATTTTGGAAAGTGCTTAATAGGACATTGCTGCAACaataaaggtaggcctacacagtGCATTAACGTTAGATGAATTGCTTTACCCACGTGTATTATCAACTTACTCATTGAACAACTTGTAAGCCTCCACGCGTTCCTCTTGAAGGGCGTAAAATCTTTGTACAAGTGTTTTGAAATCTGACGAAGACTtacagaggaataaaaaaaagtttaatgttACACGGGTGCTCTCCTCTCACCAAGTTATGAAGGTATGTATGTAATCATTGAATATGTAAGATTATTCTAAAATTGGTTTGGATGGAGTGCGTTCAGCATGAAGACTGCAAATTAGGCAGACACAGATAAAGTCATTTTTAAATTACATAAAAGATAAGTATCGACTTACCAttacaaatgaaaacaaaaacagttcATCAAACTTCGTTGTATATCGTTAACGTCTTCTCATaacgtagcctacagaaaatctCACCGTGAGACTGCAAGACCTGTGCCGAACACACCACAGTGAGTCATACTGCGGAAGTGCTCACACTTCAAAATTAAAGTGGTCCTTTTACcataacatataaatatatctaAAACATTAGACATAAAAATGACTTTATTTTTAAACATGCAGAATTAATGTACCTTAATATGTTTGGCTGACGCAATTTTTTTGACCCCAACAAACAGACTGGTGACAGGACAGATTAAAGGTTTCTGCAACATTCTACACACTCCTGTACAGTAGGTGGCGGTATGAAACAATTATACGATGCAATCTGCCAATAAACtaaagaagaggaaaaaaaggtaATTTGTTTGTTAGTCATTTGTTTCCCGACGACTCTTTATTTTTGTGGCATCGGCGCCAATCTACGAATGGCTAACAAAAGGTTTGCATCAACTGAGCTTCAGAAGAGTATATTGGGAGATGGTCGAAAGTGAGTATCGATAACAAGTACAGTGCTCTTTTTAATATGTGACACAATGTGGTCCAAATATTCGGTTGTTCAAGTGTGTGGCTGCTGTCACGAATGATTACACTAGCAGCTAGATGTCAACATCAGAAGCAACAAGCCTAACGTTAGCTTGTTTTTGCACCAATGCTAATTGACGTCAAACATTTTAACACGTTTAGTAATGCATACGTAATGCCAGGTAATATTGTATAAAAAACAAGTATGATAATTCTTAGTATTAAGTATTATTCGAGAAGAATGTATTGTGACATGATGACCATCGAAAATGTCATGATGGTTAGTCATTAACTGCAGGTTTAATAAATAGTCAGTGTAAATGAATAATAAGCTTGCATTTTGCAGTGGGGTATCCGGGAATGAAAATGTCAGTGGAAACAGTGGGACGCGGAAAAAGGTTAAACGTGAGTGTCAGAACTCTATCTGTGGTCTGTTATTTTACATTCATTAGAGACCACATCTCAAACGATAATTTTATTGACTTATCCCTTGCACCATATCCCCTGTTATTGCACCACAGCTGTCGTTACCACGGTGAAATCTCGCTATATGCAAACAACAGGGAAGAAACCTCAGCCTAAGGTAGGTCTTGAAGTATTGGAACTGTCACTTGTCATAGTCATTAGCAATACGAATCGGCAATGAAGGAGATTGTACCCTTGTGATGGCATTAATTGAATAGGTTTACAATATACCCTCTGTTAACTAACCCTAACGAGGAACTTTTGTATGTATTCTCTTTTAGCCTGCAACCCCTAAAAAGGCGTCCCATGACACCATATTACAGGAAACATGTGAGTAGGGACAGTGGATGGGAATGCTTGACCAGTGTCGTTGACCTAATTTAAGATGTCTGTAATGCTTTAAGATTGAGGACCGGTGATATTTTGCTGTTTGTGTTCAGCCTTCAATATCGGAATTCATTTCACCATTAAACTAATACAATTTGGTTTGCCTTGTTTATGTCTTTGAGGACCACTTTAGGTTAGAGATCAGTATTCAAAAGATCTTAGGTTTtaaattgatttgattttgGAACAGAGCTTGCAGATCAGTGAAAAAAAGTGATTAGCTGTACATAATGTTGGAATGTTGTCTTTTTGCTTAGCAGTAAACTGTGACGGTGTGTTGCAGTCAACAATTCTTGCTGGTCATGCCTTGCGGCCAGATTTTGATATGTCCGCCATTGTTGGTGAGTATGAGTTCTACATGATGGGATCTTTGAGAGATATGTGGACTGTTGTGCATAGGGGTTTAAAGGTACACATGTTTGTACTGAACCTTTTAAGTACAGGATGTTAGGTTTAATACAGAACTGTACTGAATATACCAAATTGATTctttaacagtaatcaacagtaggcttttttgcttgcggaccatgtttcaaatttgagttcccacacaaacatattaagtGGCGGAACATATGTCAGTTTAGTAGGTTAACAGCAAAAAAAACCCATTTGatatcttttcaaaatactattcccATTGCGCATTAGCAATATTGTCAGAGAATTTTAGGTTAGCAGTACCTACAGGTTTGCAAACCAAATGATGACTTCAAAACGGAGGTACACACCAAACCGTGAAttttgtgtaccgttacaccctaAATTGTGCAAGCACCATATATGTTGTGTTACAGAGAAGCCATCGACTCCTGGGCCCCGGAACACAGAAACCACAGAGTCTAAATCTAAAGTTGAACTCCAGGCATTCCTTGACACGTATATGGCGGCTAAGGTACCCCAATGATGTGAAATTCCCAGTACATTTAAATGACAAGATGAAGCACCAACATTTGAGATACTGGTGTAGTGTGGATTTGATGTTAAATCAGTGCCTTAATTTGCTGGAGACTACACAAGACCGTTTTCTAAATCTCAGTTTGTAGActtttatatacttatatacttttaTGTACCTTATAATAAACAAATGACTTGTGTCCACTATACTTCCTACCCATTACTACACATATTGTTTAGATGTAGACTGGAAAAAAAACGCCTACTAACAGCATTTGAGAATTTGTGTGGTGGCATGCTGAGTAAGGATGTGTGCTCATGGAGTTGTCTTTCAGTTGGATCATAACACGATCATCATGAGGGAGGAAGCAGAGAAGGAACTTCTTGCCATgatggaggcagagagggagatgcAAGTTGCAGGGCGAAAGAAGAAGCGTCAATATCACCTGAGAGCGAAACAAAATCAGCTGAACAGCCTGTCGGATGCACAGGTAACTTCACAGGGTCTCGTCTTATTAGCATTCCACAGATGTCTCTCCCTGGTGGTGTTATGGTACTTGAACTAAACATGTACAGCTGTGAGAACTTAGTGAGTTGGGCTGTAAGTCATGATTTTGTGTTGTAAGATGGTGTTATCATCTCTTGAGTTTCTGGGTATGTGGcccagtgtatatatatattatatatatatatatatatatatatatatatatatatatatatatatatatatacttttaaaTGGTCAACCATGACATCATAATGTTCCAGCACAAGTTGAAAATTGACAGTTCACCTTCTTCTTTTCTCAGATTGCTGCACTTAGCCCAGTGGCGGCAGTGGCCTCTCAGTTTACTCAAAACTACCAGATGCTGGCCACAGCTGTGGATGCCACACGTCATGAGCTGCCAGTCAAGAACCTCCACATGGAAGATAACCGAGAGGAGTTTTTAGGTCAGGAGGTGCAAGTGATGGATATCACCATTATTCAGACATGTTTAGGTTCACACTTGTACAAGGTTATCATAAACATTTGTAATGGATAAGTCTGGGCTTTCATTGACTTTGGCGGGTCTTCAAATATTTCACTCTTAAAGTGTGGGACTATCGCACTATTATTCTGACCACTGGGTCACACAGTATTTTCGTGGTATTCATTAACCCATCTGCTTGTTCTGTTGGATGTGACAATGCAGAGAAGACCGAGTCATGTCTGAAGAGAAGTGAGGAACTCCTACAGCAGCATATGAATGTGATGGAACAGGGAAGTGAGTCTGCTTGTGAGAATCTGAACAGAATAAAGAATTCAGCCTTGGATCTTAACCAGCAACTAATCAGGTAGGCCAATGAATGGACACCTTCTCTGAGATGGTTTATTCACTGTCTGGTATATTAATTACCCTAGCTGTCTGGATTCAAAACTGTAATGATTGTTATGTAGAAGTATGATAGTCAACTTTTCCCAGGGCAAATGGTTGTGCTTGAGAGTTTACTAATTGACGTGATGTCCTTTCCCTTTTCTGACAGGGGGGGCTCAGACCTGCAGGAGCTCTCCTCCCTGGTGAGTCAGCTGACTGTTGAGAGTTTCTTGGGGAAGGAAAATCTGCTCCTTCCATAACCATCTCAGTGCCTGAGAGTGTATATGCCAGCCAGTGACCTTGATTCCAGCCCTGAGTTCTTAGGATCTTGGTTACATCTGACTTTTGTGGTGTTTTGTGGTGTAGatttgtgtatttatatgtgtgtatgaaataaATATGACTAGTGCATATATATCTCCTATACCATTTTCAGGGGGGCTGAGCATTGTTGCAGACTTGAATGGTTTTTACCTGTCTGAAACTGTACAGTAATTATATGACCATTTGTAAATATGTCTTATTACATGTTTTCCCCTAGCTGAAAATTGATTTGGAAGAAAGGACAGACAGAAATGCTTATAGAGTTTGTCATTTTGTACAACTAATAAACCTTAATGATTGAACTTACATCTGATGGTTATTACTTACTTTGTTTCACACAGTACTGTTTACCTGGGTCCACAGTCCAGGGGAGTATTctaagtatgtggtttagtggcAAAGCTGGgttagttaactcagagtaagtggtaaacctcctaatagaagagctgtatggcttcattctcctaacaaaacaatgccatagggctcttgttgtaggaggtttagcACTTACTCTTAGTTAACTTACCCTGGTTTgccactaaaccacgtacttggaatacccccctgaagGGTCAGATATTTTATTGTGTATGTTGATATTGTGTACACTAATCTCTTTAACTATTAATTTTGCTACATTTCGCTTCTCGgccttttggctaagatcaagtgtagtatctgttcttatcagtttaatatctaatacgtcctctacccgaggaccatatattaatttgatttttggaacagggAGACTGTCCGCTCCACACATCGACCCGGTATTGCAGTGACTCCAGGAATGGTGCACATCCTTTTttctggggcagccgtggcctactggttagcgcttcggacttgtaaccggagggttgctggttcgaaccccaaccagtaggcacggctgaagcgcccttgagcaaggcacctaacccctccccggcactgcgctgggattagtgtgtgcttcacctcactgcgtgttgagtgtgtttcactaattcacggattgggataaatgcagagaccaaatttccttcatgggatcaaaagagtatatattctttcctttttcttatATTTTCTTATAGATATTCTGGACATATCTTCCTTGGCTGTTGTAAcaagcacatttttctgatgtggGATTAAAGGCTTAtcttattttatcttatcttagtGGCACATCTATTTTGGGTTCGTTTATTTGTGTTCGATTATTAGGAcatgtatgaatgaatgaagtttTCAGAAGAGGTAGAATTTACATTAACTGTAATGAAAAACACTACTAGGGAACGATCAGACAGGACGTCTGGTCCTTGCAGTGAGGTGCGCCTTTTTTATGTTTCATGACAGTAAGCGTTTTGCGTGCTTCTTATGCGCTCAGAGCGCCTAGCGTTTTTCTCGACTCCCTGAGCGCCTCCATTTGTAAAAAGTTCAACTCCAAGCGGAAAAGCGCAGTCGTTTTTTTGAAAGCATAGCGCACCTCGCGTTTTATAAGCCGTAAAGCGTGTCCTTTCTGATCGTTACTTTACATGTTGCagtggacttttattttgaatgcaTAGCGGATGTGTGCATCCTGTCAACTGTCCCCGTTCATCTGGGAACGCAAAGTTCTTCTAAAAAGCTGTAAGTGAATGTCCAAATATTGCGGCTCTTTTTGCGAAAACTAGCTGTTTCTGAAAAGTTTGTAGCTTCGACGAAATGTGTACTGAATAACAATTTCAAACAACAGCGAGCACGGAGAATAATTTAGCCTTTACAACAACCTAGCAAAATCACGTTAGGACAGTGGACCGGACCGTAACGAGTGAAGCTAGCGTCATGATTTTTGATGTGGGCCTACCAGACTGATCCCagtcataaatgtttttttctgtagcAATAATGACAAGAAATCTCTAAGGGAAAATGGGAGGGAGAAATTTGGTGAACATTGTTTTGAGACATTAAGCCACGTTAATCTTAATGTCCCCATGCTCTCGCCTTGATTTCGCTGAATTGCTAAAAGTAGGCCTAGTGAAACGGCGTAATCAACAATCACCGTTGTGTTCACTGTTAGGTATCCATCAGGGGATAGGCTAATGCTTGTTAGAAATACTACCAGCATTGCACAAGTCGACGTATTTTATCGAAAAGACCTTTATTGTTATTTGTTAAGATGCAAAATTGCACTGCATCTAAATTTCTTACATGGATTACGAGTTTAACCGCAGTAGTTCTAATGTAAGAATAAAATGTTTGAGTCTAAATTTACCTATATGCGTTTTTTGGTGCTGCAATGGGTTAATCAATAGTTGTACAGCACAACCCTCAAGGGCTTTTAAATAAGCTCAAAATAATTGAATGGTGATGAACCGCGAGCATGTAAGTAGACTATTTTTTGAGACAAATCAGCATCTCTTTCATGGTCTGTTTGTCTAATGTATCTATTTTTCTTGTCATCTATGTTTGTAAATACAGTTATCTCTGTCTCCCATGAACGGGAGACCTAACCACCCAAGAAGAGGCAGAGGAAGGACTCAGCATGGATGGAGACCACAACAGGAAGAGGGCGAGGCGCGTGCTGGGCGATCAGAGTTGGCTTATCAGGAGCCCCAGGGGTGGGGTCACCCACAGAAGAGGAGACCCCAGGGTGACGATCGACCAGAGCCATGGGGTAGACCACAGCAAGAGCACTGGAGAGCGCAGAAGGACAAGAACAGACCGCACCAGAACTGGAGGCAGAGGCCCGAGCAGGATAGACAGCAGTCCCAGAACTGGAGACACAGGTCAGACCAGGAGGATAGAGCGCAGCCGGATGGGACACTGAAGCCCAAACAGGACAGACAGAACCAGGGATGGACACAACAGCCAGAGCAGGAGGAAGTCCAGAGGCCCGACGGCAACCCTCGGGGCACCTGCATGGCCATGTGTCCCAGGCGTGAGCTGCAGGACCGAGAGGCCCAGTGCAGACTGCACCACTTCGAGATGCTCGCGGGCACAGAGAAAGATCGACGGCCAAAGGCTGACCCCGCTCGCATGGTGAAAGAGTACTCCCGTCCTGCCGCGGGCAAGGATGCCACCCAACCCAGTGACCTCCGACCCCCGGCTGTGTTGCTCAAAACGGTCTGCTACCTCATTGATGAAATCGCTGCCTCCCCGACCCTTCAGCCATGGACTGAGGTTAGAGAGAATGATCTCTGTCTCTTTGGTCCATCTGTAGCAATAATCACAAGAAATCTGTAAAGAACAATAGGAGAGGTAGTTTGTCTCCTATCTGATGGATCTTTCTTGTTTTACAGATGCGTGTTTGAGCCATTTATCTTACTACTATTAACTCATATACCTTCAGATTTAAGTTTTCTATGTCAGTCTTCATAAAATGAAGAGTGATTGTGCGATGGTGAAACTTGAAA from Alosa alosa isolate M-15738 ecotype Scorff River chromosome 9, AALO_Geno_1.1, whole genome shotgun sequence includes:
- the rex1bd gene encoding required for excision 1-B domain-containing protein, which encodes MSSSDFKTLVQRFYALQEERVEAYKLFNEGHEAYLRTGPHYDFDHYKQLVHEITKAFSGISKEMLHIKDQLDQDFDRSDLAEHIDQLQNKEKVKLELTAKLQLAKQTAQDHPDDQGCQEKVQEIRQDIVKNQQALSEILQDFKYDSEEPE
- the haus8 gene encoding HAUS augmin-like complex subunit 8 isoform X1, with the protein product MANKRFASTELQKSILGDGRNGVSGNENVSGNSGTRKKVKPVVTTVKSRYMQTTGKKPQPKPATPKKASHDTILQETSVNCDGVLQSTILAGHALRPDFDMSAIVEKPSTPGPRNTETTESKSKVELQAFLDTYMAAKLDHNTIIMREEAEKELLAMMEAEREMQVAGRKKKRQYHLRAKQNQLNSLSDAQIAALSPVAAVASQFTQNYQMLATAVDATRHELPVKNLHMEDNREEFLEKTESCLKRSEELLQQHMNVMEQGSESACENLNRIKNSALDLNQQLIRGGSDLQELSSLVSQLTVESFLGKENLLLP
- the haus8 gene encoding HAUS augmin-like complex subunit 8 isoform X2, which translates into the protein MANKRFASTELQKSILGDGRNGVSGNENVSGNSGTRKKVKPVVTTVKSRYMQTTGKKPQPKPATPKKASHDTILQETLNCDGVLQSTILAGHALRPDFDMSAIVEKPSTPGPRNTETTESKSKVELQAFLDTYMAAKLDHNTIIMREEAEKELLAMMEAEREMQVAGRKKKRQYHLRAKQNQLNSLSDAQIAALSPVAAVASQFTQNYQMLATAVDATRHELPVKNLHMEDNREEFLEKTESCLKRSEELLQQHMNVMEQGSESACENLNRIKNSALDLNQQLIRGGSDLQELSSLVSQLTVESFLGKENLLLP